The Patescibacteria group bacterium genome window below encodes:
- the rny gene encoding ribonuclease Y: MPYLIYGGIALLSLALGYWLRKQRALSETNSAELRAEKIITEAKSKEKQIILETQDKALTIIEQAKMEAANRHKEVTEIQARLEQRENTFSQKLLELQDKQQALYDKIAKIEETKEKIKKIQEEQTAALEKIAGMSKEEAQETLLKKVENVSKEALESRLKKMDQETSEAIDEKTREMVSASMQRLSSNFITELTTTTVDLPSDDMKGRIIGKEGRNIKSIEQLTGVEIIVDDTPNAITISGFSAIRRHIAKKALEYLIKDGRIHPGKIEDAVEQAKKELALDIKKAGEEALYELGITGFDPKLVQIIGRLKYRTSYGQNALKHAVEVAHLSGLLAESLGADTSIAKKGGLLHDIGKAIDHEVKGSHPEIGGQIARKFGLSQEIINPIEKHHDDRPEDLITVIVKVADAISSSRPGARHDSFEQYVQRLEELEKITQSFVGVEKVYAIQAGREIRVFVKPEEVSDMTARELARDIAKKIEQEMTYPGEIKVNLLRETRVIEYAR; the protein is encoded by the coding sequence AAAAGTAAAGAAAAACAAATTATCCTGGAGACCCAGGATAAAGCTTTAACGATCATTGAACAAGCTAAAATGGAGGCGGCTAATCGTCATAAAGAAGTAACCGAAATACAAGCTAGATTAGAACAAAGAGAAAACACTTTCTCCCAAAAACTACTTGAACTCCAAGACAAACAACAAGCTCTTTATGATAAGATCGCCAAAATAGAAGAGACCAAAGAAAAGATTAAAAAGATCCAAGAAGAACAAACCGCGGCTTTAGAAAAAATAGCCGGCATGAGTAAAGAAGAAGCCCAAGAGACTTTGTTGAAAAAAGTTGAAAACGTTAGCAAGGAAGCTTTGGAATCTCGCTTAAAGAAAATGGACCAAGAAACCAGCGAAGCGATTGATGAAAAAACTCGCGAAATGGTCTCAGCCTCCATGCAAAGACTATCCTCTAACTTTATCACCGAACTTACCACCACTACCGTTGACCTACCCAGTGATGACATGAAAGGCAGAATTATCGGGAAAGAAGGTAGGAATATTAAATCAATAGAACAATTAACCGGCGTGGAAATTATTGTAGACGATACACCTAACGCCATTACCATCTCCGGTTTTTCAGCCATTAGACGACATATTGCCAAAAAAGCTTTAGAATATTTAATTAAAGACGGACGTATTCACCCTGGAAAAATTGAAGACGCGGTAGAGCAGGCTAAAAAAGAATTAGCACTGGATATTAAAAAAGCCGGTGAAGAAGCTTTATATGAACTGGGTATTACCGGCTTTGATCCTAAACTGGTACAGATTATCGGGCGACTTAAATACCGTACTAGCTACGGACAAAACGCCCTAAAGCACGCAGTGGAAGTTGCTCACTTAAGCGGCCTCTTAGCCGAAAGCCTGGGCGCTGATACAAGCATAGCTAAAAAAGGCGGACTATTACATGACATCGGTAAAGCCATAGATCATGAAGTAAAAGGTTCTCATCCGGAAATCGGTGGGCAAATTGCCCGTAAATTCGGCTTAAGCCAAGAAATTATTAACCCAATTGAAAAACACCATGATGATAGACCAGAAGATCTAATCACTGTTATTGTTAAAGTAGCAGACGCCATTTCATCTTCCAGACCAGGCGCCAGACACGACAGCTTTGAACAATATGTCCAAAGACTAGAAGAACTCGAAAAAATTACCCAATCATTTGTTGGAGTAGAAAAGGTCTACGCTATTCAAGCCGGTAGGGAAATCCGAGTATTTGTTAAACCTGAAGAGGTTAGCGATATGACTGCCAGAGAACTAGCTAGAGATATTGCCAAGAAAATTGAACAAGAAATGACTTATCCGGGAGAAATTAAGGTAAATCTTCTAAGAGAAACCAGAGTTATTGAATATGCTCGTTAA
- a CDS encoding ABC transporter substrate-binding protein translates to MHLFSFFRRNKAKENINNLDQQLVFHLSKSRIPSLKQLKYLRTYLSSKEKLLLNFCLVLVLVSLGYLGIKTYLNATELTPKNGGRYTEGIVGNPQYINPLYSLLNPTDADLERLMFSRLFTTNENGATIPELASSLEVSEDEKTYTITLKNALWHTGDALTADDVVFTFERIQDPSYHSPLRNRFAGVSIEKLEDNKVAFTLREPFGRFPSLLNFGIMPKIIWESTNPETVTLAEYNIKPIGSGPYRFKVLTKTKSGTIRSYTLERNPDYYEQSPYIDEIVFKFFPSGQEMVAALNNGQINGVASLPPELRNSLIAPNTLTTQTIALPELTGVFFNTKSAAPSGQSLVRRALRMAIPRETILNNLSDETYGLTATGPLPPYYPGARFDSGEDRQRAEEILKEDGWIAVEIKGEGNEQEGTEGEEEQTEETSSPTTDEQSEGEGEGEVENETEGEENNSSDSSTQTPQTIPEKDRLGEGRWLVKGDKALIVRLVAPENLEKAAEEVAMAWESLGIKTEITLRSEEVIKETIIPNRQFDALLITQSLPGGDIYPLWHSAAAVQLTGLSNETIDTLLEEARLTGHIEAMAERYGKLQDIFEEEAPLIPLYWQAHGYLQPKKLKGFNRNFMLGRADRFNQITNWHLNQKRIRSLAD, encoded by the coding sequence ATGCACCTCTTCTCTTTTTTTAGACGAAACAAGGCCAAGGAAAATATTAATAATCTTGATCAACAGCTGGTTTTCCATTTGTCCAAGTCAAGAATCCCAAGCCTCAAACAACTAAAATATCTTAGAACTTACTTAAGCTCAAAAGAAAAATTGTTGCTTAATTTTTGTCTTGTCTTAGTTTTAGTAAGCTTAGGTTATCTGGGAATTAAAACCTACCTTAATGCCACCGAACTGACTCCAAAAAACGGCGGTAGATATACCGAGGGTATTGTTGGTAATCCACAATACATTAATCCCCTATATAGCTTGCTTAACCCAACCGACGCCGACCTGGAAAGACTGATGTTCTCTCGTTTATTTACCACTAACGAAAACGGAGCTACCATACCTGAATTAGCCTCTTCTTTGGAGGTTTCCGAAGATGAGAAAACTTATACCATTACCTTAAAAAATGCTCTGTGGCACACCGGCGACGCCTTAACAGCTGATGACGTTGTCTTTACTTTTGAAAGAATACAAGACCCAAGCTACCATTCTCCACTACGTAATCGTTTTGCCGGAGTAAGTATTGAAAAGCTTGAAGATAATAAAGTTGCCTTTACTCTAAGAGAGCCCTTTGGAAGATTCCCGTCTCTACTTAATTTCGGTATTATGCCGAAAATAATCTGGGAAAGCACTAATCCGGAAACAGTTACTTTAGCGGAATACAATATAAAACCTATCGGCTCAGGACCATATCGTTTTAAAGTCTTAACTAAAACAAAGTCAGGTACCATCCGTTCTTACACTTTGGAAAGAAACCCGGACTATTATGAACAATCTCCTTATATTGATGAAATAGTCTTTAAGTTTTTCCCAAGCGGACAAGAAATGGTGGCAGCCCTAAATAACGGACAAATAAACGGAGTAGCTTCTTTACCACCAGAATTAAGAAATTCCTTAATTGCTCCCAATACCCTAACAACCCAAACAATTGCTCTACCAGAGTTAACAGGAGTTTTCTTTAATACTAAATCAGCCGCTCCTTCGGGACAATCTTTAGTTAGAAGAGCCTTGAGAATGGCGATTCCAAGAGAAACTATTCTTAATAACCTAAGCGATGAAACATATGGTTTAACCGCTACTGGACCCCTACCTCCCTATTATCCCGGAGCTCGTTTTGACTCAGGAGAAGATAGACAAAGAGCAGAAGAAATTCTAAAAGAAGACGGCTGGATAGCGGTTGAAATAAAAGGAGAGGGTAATGAGCAAGAAGGAACAGAAGGAGAAGAAGAACAAACTGAAGAAACTTCTTCACCAACCACCGATGAACAATCTGAAGGAGAAGGAGAAGGAGAAGTTGAAAACGAAACTGAAGGAGAAGAAAATAACTCTTCTGATTCTTCTACACAAACCCCCCAAACAATACCTGAAAAAGACAGATTGGGCGAAGGACGATGGCTAGTTAAGGGAGATAAGGCTTTAATTGTTAGGCTAGTAGCTCCAGAAAACCTTGAAAAGGCCGCTGAAGAAGTGGCGATGGCTTGGGAGTCGCTAGGAATAAAGACCGAAATAACCCTAAGATCTGAAGAGGTAATTAAAGAAACTATTATCCCCAACAGGCAGTTTGATGCTCTGTTAATTACCCAAAGCTTGCCCGGTGGAGATATTTATCCCCTCTGGCATTCAGCCGCCGCTGTACAGTTAACTGGTTTAAGTAATGAAACTATTGATACTCTTTTAGAAGAGGCTCGCTTAACCGGACATATTGAAGCTATGGCAGAAAGATACGGCAAGCTCCAAGATATCTTTGAGGAAGAAGCTCCCCTTATTCCCCTATACTGGCAAGCCCATGGTTATCTTCAACCCAAGAAACTTAAAGGTTTTAACCGAAACTTTATGCTGGGTAGAGCAGATAGATTTAATCAAATAACAAATTGGCATCTTAACCAAAAAAGAATTAGAAGCTTAGCAGATTAA